Proteins co-encoded in one Phycodurus eques isolate BA_2022a chromosome 21, UOR_Pequ_1.1, whole genome shotgun sequence genomic window:
- the scrib gene encoding protein scribble homolog isoform X4, with amino-acid sequence MLKCIPLWRCNRHVESVDKRHCNLQAVPDEVFRYSRSLEELLLDANQLKELPKPFFRLLNLRKLGLSDNEIQRLPPEVANFMQLVELDISRNDIPEIPESIKFCRSLEIADFSGNPLSRLPDGFTQLRALAHLALNEVSLQTLPGDIGNLANLVTLELRENLLKCLPTSLSFLVKLEQLDLGSNELEVLPDTLGALPNLRELWLDRNQLSSLPSELGNLRRLVCLDVSENRLEELPSELDGLLALTDLLLTQNLLEVVPDSIGCLKQLSILKVDQNRLTHLTDSIGECENLTELVLTENLLQTLPRSLGKLKKLTNLNVDRNRLGAVPKELGGCASLNVLSLRDNRLGKLPAELADATELHVLDVAGNRLQNLPFALTNLNLKAMWLAENQSQPMLKFQTEDDERTGEKVLTCYLLPQQPSPSLENLLQNSVDDSWTDSNLNRVSVIQFQEETKTEDEDDEAAAERRGLQRRATPHPSELKVMKKGIEDRRNEAFAPRPEREDQPSDAQEKRLSDLSNQSHDSQVSDSTLSAISHEERREVALPSQREDLVDGHSRHEEEDLDEMEVEYIEPTVHFAEEPIIRGGDEDDGEEDGERSDEEDDMAPFPAEKQRLIRKDTPHYKKHFKITKLPQPETVAALLQGFNPDGLGSPARAAEDERDGHEEDEEDEGVGTPRLRLRVEASELEDSRYHVNSSQVKGVSFDQVNNLLIEPARIEEEEHTLTILRQTGGLGISIAGGKGSTPYKGDDEGIFISRVSEEGPAARAGVKVGDKLLEVNGVDLHKAEHHAAVEALRSSGAAVSMTVLRERMVEPENAITTTPLRPEDDYFPRERRSSSGLAFSLEGGHGQGAGLGPLQRLSTCLVRNDRGLGFSIAGGKGSTPYRTGDTGIYISRIAEGGAAHRDGTLRVGDRVISINGVDMTEARHDQAVALLTGTSPTIALLVERDPNAPRSPGLSRQRAHSPPPPEPSDSPDQDEEGLQGNHLGRMEDEYPIEEVTLVKSGGPLGLSIVGGSDHASHPFGINEPGVFISKVIPHGLACESGLRVGDRILEVNAIDLRHATHQEAVRALLVNKQEIRMLVRRDPSPPGMQEIVIHKQPGEKLGISIRGGAKGHVGNPFDSTDEGIFISKVSSSGAAARDSRLQVGMRILEVNNHSLLGMTHTEAVRVLRAVGDSLVMLVCDGFDPRKVPTAEASPGIIANPFASGIVRKNSMESISSIDRDLSPEEMDIMQKESEMVRETSQWEKEEMEKMERMRLEREEATRLLEEETENIGSGPLKLDYKTLAALPTTSLQKINRTPSSDYTSTESPIREAPYSPTIQPPSHQSSDSSLCSGRETRFASIHFTSTPNTRDHTSSSTRPGAILPVGRMRPSTSPAAPDGLSPSPFQHGPSPFNSQTSDMVYGVRNNFHAKQPSPEPELNNEVFDDGADGQEGAGGAAAVKVAARSALSPDRLEYMNLAAVPRLSRPSLDTQSPSPGGKDSPEQRSFRDRQKYFEIDVKQQTPDKPKPRVSLVGEDDLKKMREEEERKFEQRAREYLLDEEEEDDEEDLAKHVAQMKVTGKVLLDGVEYDVEPVSVPSQPCATPPGYCGSSGPSSVDGKGDTPRNSLDDSFRLEQRPNSMTGLIPVYAGDSAAPIRTAKAERRHQERLRMQSPELAVAPDKDLSPAEKRALEAEKRAMWRAARMKSLEQDALKAQMVIAKSRDGKKRGTLDQLAESPSPAPTPSPTPMEELISPRGLTSPGRLSLSSKSLLTRWTTCSSPTTARSIRVAPPARRPRTPCPLPRPSRRWRCTATSASCDKGAAVWRPPCPRNISHKHDTRRRVHFKETRKALLHIQPCLQSPSRPRFLPPG; translated from the exons ATTGCCGGATGGTTTCACTCAGCTGCGAGCGCTGGCTCACTTGGCGCTCAACGAGGTGTCGTTGCAGACTCTGCCCGGCGACATCGGAAA TCTGGCCAACCTGGTGACGCTGGAGCTGAGGGAGAACCTGCTCAAGTGTCTGCCCAC GTCGCTGTCCTTCCTGGTGAAACTGGAACAGCTGGACCTGGGCAGCAACGAACTGGAAGTGTTG CCGGACACACTCGGCGCACTGCCCAACCTGAGGGAGCTTTGGCTGGACCGCAACCAGTTGTCCTCCTTACCATCG GAGCTGGGGAACCTCCGGAGACTGGTGTGTCTGGACGTGTCGGAGAATCGCCTGGAGGAGCTTCCCTCCGAGCTGGACGGCCTCCTGGCCCTCACCGACCTGCTGCTCACACAGAACCTGCTGGAGGTGGTTCCGGACAGCATAG GTTGTCTGAAGCAACTGTCCATCCTCAAGGTGGACCAAAACAGACTTACTCACCTGACGGACTCCATTGGAGAGTGTGAAAACCTGACGGAGCTCGTCCTGACCGAGAACCTCCTCCAG ACGCTTCCTCGCTCGCTGGGCAAGCTGAAGAAGCTGACCAACTTGAATGTGGACCGCAACCGCCTGGGCGCCGTGCCCAAGGAGCTGGGCGGCTGCGCCAGCCTCAACGTGCTCTCGCTGCGCGACAACCGCCTGGGCAAGCTACCCGCTGAGCTCGCCGACGCCACAGAGCTGCACGTGCTGGATGTGGCTGGGAACAG ATTACAAAATCTGCCTTTTGCCTTGACAAACCTCAATTTGAAGGCCATGTGGCTGGCAGAGAACCAGTCGCAGCCCATGCTCAAGTTCCAAACCGAGGATGACGAGCGCACGGGGGAGAAAGTGTTGACCTGCTACCTGCTGCCTCAGCAGCCTTCCCCCAGCCTTG AGAACCTGCTGCAGAACAGCGTGGACGACAGCTGGACGGACAGCAACCTGAACAGAGTCTCGGTCATTCAGTTCCAGGAAGAGACCAAGAccgaggacgaggacgacgaggCTGCCGCCGAGCGCAGG GGCCTTCAGCGTCGAGCCACACCTCATCCCAGCGAGCTAAAGGTGATGAAAAAGGGGATCGAGGACAGGCGGAACGAAGCGTTCGCGCCCAGGCCCGAAAGAGAAGATCAGCCCTCCGATGCGCAG gagaaacggctcagcgACCTCTCGAACCAGAGCCACGACTCGCAGGTGTCCGACAGCACGCTGTCAGCCATCTCCCACGAGGAGCGGCGAGAGGTCGCCTTGCCCTCCCAGAGAGAGGACCTTGTGGACGGGCACTCCCGCCACGAGGAGGAGGACCTGGATGAGATGGAGGTGGAGTACATTGAG CCCACCGTACACTTTGCCGAGGAGCCCATCATCCGCGGCGGGGACGAGGACGACGGCGAGGAAGACGGCGAGCGGAGCGACGAGGAAGATGACATGGCCCCCTTCCCCGCCGAGAAGCAGCGTCTCATCCGGAAGGACACGCCGCACTACAAGAAGCACTTCAAGATCACCAAGTTGCCCCAACCCGAGACGGTGGCGGCCCTCCTGCAGGGCTTCAACCCCGACGGGCTCGGCTCGCCCGCGCGGGCCGCCGAGGACGAGCGGGACGGGCacgaggaggacgaggaagacGAGGGCGTCGGTACCCCTCGACTACGTCTCAGGGTGGAGGCGTCGGAGCTGGAAGACAGCCGATACCACGTCAACTCCAGTCAAGTCAAG GGGGTGTCATTTGATCAAGTCAATAATCTGCTGATTGAACCTGCTCGAATTGAGGAGGAAGAG CACACCTTAACCATCCTGCGCCAAACGGGCGGCCTCGGCATCAGCATTGCCGGCGGGAAAGGGTCCACGCCGTACAAGGGGGACGACGAG GGTATCTTCATCTCCAGAGTTTCTGAGGAAGGACCTGCAGCCAGAGCAGGAGTGAAAGTAGGAGACAAGCTGCTGGAG GTGAACGGCGTGGACCTCCACAAGGCTGAGCACCACGCGGCCGTGGAGGCCCTGCGCAGTTCCGGGGCCGCCGTCTCCATGACGGTGCTGCGCGAGCGCATGGTGGAGCCGGAAAACGCCATCACCACCACGCCGCTCAGGCCCGAGGACGACTACTTCCCACGGGAGAGGCGCAGCAGCAGCGGGCTGGCCTTCAGCTTGGAGGGCGGTCACGGCCAGGGTGCCGGGTTAGGACCCCTGCAGCGCCTCTCCACCTGCTTGGTGCGCAACGACAGGGGGCTGGGCTTCAGCATCGCCGGAGGAAAGGGATCCACGCCGTACCGCACTGGGGACACG gGGATCTACATCTCTCGGATTGCAGAGGGGGGAGCAGCCCACCGAGACGGCACGCTACGCGTAGGCGACCGGGTCATCTCT ATCAATGGTGTAGACATGACAGAGGCCAGACATGACCAGGCAGTAGCGCTCCTTACCGGCACCTCGCCCACTATCGCCCTACTGGTTGAGCGAGACCCCAACGCCCCGCGCTCCCCGGGCCTCTCCCGGCAGCGGGCCCACTCCCCGCCGCCACCGGAGCCCTCGGACTCTCCGGACCAGGACGAAGAGGGCCTGCAGGGGAACCACCTGGGCCGAATGGAGGATGAATACCCCATTGAG GAAGTGACGCTGGTCAAGTCAGGCGGTCCCCTCGGCCTGAGCATCGTGGGGGGCAGCGACCACGCCAGCCACCCCTTCGGCATCAACGAACCCGGGGTGTTCATCTCAAAG GTGATCCCTCACGGTTTGGCGTGTGAAAGCGGCTTGCGTGTGGGTGACCGGATCCTGGAGGTGAACGCCATCGACCTGCGCCACGCTACGCACCAGGAGGCCGTGCGGGCGCTGTTGGTCAACAAACAGGAGATCCGGATGCTGGTGCGCAGAGATCCCTCGCCGCCCGGGATGCAG GAAATTGTGATCCACAAGCAGCCAGGGGAGAAACTGGGAATCAGTATACGTGGAGGAGCTAAAGGCCACGTAGGAAATCCTTTTGACTCGACTGATGAGGGCATCTTCATATCCAAG GTGAGCTCAAGTGGCGCGGCCGCCCGGGACAGCCGGTTGCAGGTGGGCATGCGCATCCTGGAGGTGAACAACCACAGCTTGCTTGGCATGACGCACACAGAGGCCGTGCGAGTGTTGCGGGCCGTGGGCGACTCCCTGGTCATGCTGGTGTGCGACGGCTTCGACCCGCGCAAAGTGCCCACTGCGGAG GCGTCTCCTGGCATCATCGCCAACCCTTTTGCATCAGGCATCGTTCGTAAAAACAGTATGGAGAGTATCTCTTCTATAGATAGAGACCTGAGCCCAGAAGAGATGGACATCATGCAAAAG GAGTCTGAGATGGTGAGGGAGACGTCCCAGTGGGAGAAGGAAGAGATGGAGAAAATG GAGCGTATGCGCTTGGAACGAGAGGAGGCAACTCGCCTGCTAGAAGAGGAGACCGAG AACATCGGCAGTGGACCTTTAAAGCTGGACTACAAAACCTTGGCAGCGTTGCCCACCACCAGCCTGCAGAAGATCAATAGG ACCCCATCATCTGATTACACCAGCACCGAGAGTCCAATCAGAGAAGCCCCCTACTCTCCGACAATCCAGCCG CCCAGCCACCAGTCTTCCGATAGCTCCCTGTGTTCCGGCAGGGAGACCCGCTTC GCAAGCATTCATTTCACCTCCACCCCCAACACCAGGGACCACACTTCATCCTCT ACCCGACCGGGCGCCATCCTCCCCGTCGGGCGCATGCGACCGAGCACCTCCCCGGCCGCTCCGGACGGCCTCAGCCCTAGCCCCTTCCAGCATGGCCCCTCTCCCTTCAACTCTCAGACCTCT GACATGGTGTATGGTGTGAGGAACAATTTCCATGCCAAGCAGCCTTCTCCAGAG CCCGAGTTGAACAACGAGGTGTTTGACGACGGCGCGGACGGTCAGGAGGGGGCCGGCGGAGCTGCGGCCGTCAAGGTCGCGGCCCGCTCCGCCCTCTCGCCTGACCGTTTGGAGTACATGAATCTGGCGGCCGTGCCTCGTCTCTCCAGGCCGTCCCTGGACACGCAG AGTCCGTCGCCCGGTGGCAAGGACAGCCCGGAGCAGCGCTCCTTCCGGGATCGGCAGAAATACTTTGAGATCGACGTGAAGCAGCAGACGCCCGACAAGCCCAAGCCTCGCGTCTCGCTGGTCGGCGAGGACGACCTCAAGAAGATGAGGGAGGAGGAAG AGCGTAAATTTGAGCAGAGAGCGCGGGAGTACCTGCtggacgaagaggaggaggatgacgagGAGGACCTGGCCAAGCACGTGGCGCAGATGAAGGTGACTGGCAAGGTGCTGCTGGACGGAGTGGAGTACGACGTGGAGCCCGTGTCCGTGCCGTCGCAGCCGTGCGCCACGCCGCCCGGCTACTGCGGGAGTTCAGG GCCCTCGTCAGTGGACGGTAAAGGAGACACACCGAGGAATTCGTTGGACGACAGCTTCAGACTGGAGCAGCGGCCCAACTCCATGACTGG tTTGATCCCCGTGTACGCCGGTGACTCCGCGGCTCCCATTCGCACGGCCAAAGCCGAGCGGCGACACCAGGAGAGGCTCCGCATGCAGAGTCCGGAGCTGGCCGTGGCCCCGGACAAGGACCTCTCCCCCGCCGAGAAGCGAGCCCTGGAGGCCGAGAAGAGAGCCATGTGGAGAGCGGCACG GATGAAGTCTCTGGAACAGGACGCGCTCAAAGCCCAGATGGTCATCGCCAAGTCTCGGGACGGGAAAAAGCGCGGCACCCTGGACCAGCTGGCGGAGTCGCCCTCGCCCGCGCCCACACCCTCGCCCACCCCGATGGAAG AGCTCATCAGTCCTCGAGGACTAACCTCCCCGGGCAGACTG TCCCTGTCATCAAAGAG TCTCCTGACGCGGTGGACGACGTGCAGTTCACCGACGACGGCTCGCAGCATCCGG gTCGCGCCACCGGCCCGGAGGCCGAGGACCCCGTGCCCGCTACCTCGGCCCTCGAGGAGATGGCGCTGTACAGCAACAAGCGCAAGCTGCGACAAGGGCGCCGCAGTTTGGAGACCGCCGTGCCCACGTAACATCTCACATAAACACGACACAAGAAGAAGAGTCCATTTTAAAGAGACCAGGAAAGCGCTCCTTCATATCCAGCCTTGCCTTCAGTCGCCATCGAGACCGCGCTTCCTCCCGCCCGGCTAA
- the scrib gene encoding protein scribble homolog isoform X9 has product MLKCIPLWRCNRHVESVDKRHCNLQAVPDEVFRYSRSLEELLLDANQLKELPKPFFRLLNLRKLGLSDNEIQRLPPEVANFMQLVELDISRNDIPEIPESIKFCRSLEIADFSGNPLSRLPDGFTQLRALAHLALNEVSLQTLPGDIGNLANLVTLELRENLLKCLPTSLSFLVKLEQLDLGSNELEVLPDTLGALPNLRELWLDRNQLSSLPSELGNLRRLVCLDVSENRLEELPSELDGLLALTDLLLTQNLLEVVPDSIGCLKQLSILKVDQNRLTHLTDSIGECENLTELVLTENLLQTLPRSLGKLKKLTNLNVDRNRLGAVPKELGGCASLNVLSLRDNRLGKLPAELADATELHVLDVAGNRLQNLPFALTNLNLKAMWLAENQSQPMLKFQTEDDERTGEKVLTCYLLPQQPSPSLENLLQNSVDDSWTDSNLNRVSVIQFQEETKTEDEDDEAAAERRGLQRRATPHPSELKVMKKGIEDRRNEAFAPRPEREDQPSDAQEKRLSDLSNQSHDSQVSDSTLSAISHEERREVALPSQREDLVDGHSRHEEEDLDEMEVEYIEPTVHFAEEPIIRGGDEDDGEEDGERSDEEDDMAPFPAEKQRLIRKDTPHYKKHFKITKLPQPETVAALLQGFNPDGLGSPARAAEDERDGHEEDEEDEGVGTPRLRLRVEASELEDSRYHVNSSQVKGVSFDQVNNLLIEPARIEEEEHTLTILRQTGGLGISIAGGKGSTPYKGDDEGIFISRVSEEGPAARAGVKVGDKLLEVNGVDLHKAEHHAAVEALRSSGAAVSMTVLRERMVEPENAITTTPLRPEDDYFPRERRSSSGLAFSLEGGHGQGAGLGPLQRLSTCLVRNDRGLGFSIAGGKGSTPYRTGDTGIYISRIAEGGAAHRDGTLRVGDRVISINGVDMTEARHDQAVALLTGTSPTIALLVERDPNAPRSPGLSRQRAHSPPPPEPSDSPDQDEEGLQGNHLGRMEDEYPIEFQRGWCMEVTLVKSGGPLGLSIVGGSDHASHPFGINEPGVFISKVIPHGLACESGLRVGDRILEVNAIDLRHATHQEAVRALLVNKQEIRMLVRRDPSPPGMQEIVIHKQPGEKLGISIRGGAKGHVGNPFDSTDEGIFISKVSSSGAAARDSRLQVGMRILEVNNHSLLGMTHTEAVRVLRAVGDSLVMLVCDGFDPRKVPTAEASPNKEPYASPGIIANPFASGIVRKNSMESISSIDRDLSPEEMDIMQKESEMVRETSQWEKEEMEKMERMRLEREEATRLLEEETENIGSGPLKLDYKTLAALPTTSLQKINRTPSSDYTSTESPIREAPYSPTIQPPSHQSSDSSLCSGRETRFASIHFTSTPNTRDHTSSSTRPGAILPVGRMRPSTSPAAPDGLSPSPFQHGPSPFNSQTSDMVYGVRNNFHAKQPSPEPELNNEVFDDGADGQEGAGGAAAVKVAARSALSPDRLEYMNLAAVPRLSRPSLDTQSPSPGGKDSPEQRSFRDRQKYFEIDVKQQTPDKPKPRVSLVGEDDLKKMREEEERKFEQRAREYLLDEEEEDDEEDLAKHVAQMKVTGKVLLDGVEYDVEPVSVPSQPCATPPGYCGSSGPSSVDGKGDTPRNSLDDSFRLEQRPNSMTGLIPVYAGDSAAPIRTAKAERRHQERLRMQSPELAVAPDKDLSPAEKRALEAEKRAMWRAARMKSLEQDALKAQMVIAKSRDGKKRGTLDQLAESPSPAPTPSPTPMEELISPRGLTSPGRLSLSSKSLLTRWTTCSSPTTARSIRVSTWDKQLLSGRATGPEAEDPVPATSALEEMALYSNKRKLRQGRRSLETAVPT; this is encoded by the exons ATTGCCGGATGGTTTCACTCAGCTGCGAGCGCTGGCTCACTTGGCGCTCAACGAGGTGTCGTTGCAGACTCTGCCCGGCGACATCGGAAA TCTGGCCAACCTGGTGACGCTGGAGCTGAGGGAGAACCTGCTCAAGTGTCTGCCCAC GTCGCTGTCCTTCCTGGTGAAACTGGAACAGCTGGACCTGGGCAGCAACGAACTGGAAGTGTTG CCGGACACACTCGGCGCACTGCCCAACCTGAGGGAGCTTTGGCTGGACCGCAACCAGTTGTCCTCCTTACCATCG GAGCTGGGGAACCTCCGGAGACTGGTGTGTCTGGACGTGTCGGAGAATCGCCTGGAGGAGCTTCCCTCCGAGCTGGACGGCCTCCTGGCCCTCACCGACCTGCTGCTCACACAGAACCTGCTGGAGGTGGTTCCGGACAGCATAG GTTGTCTGAAGCAACTGTCCATCCTCAAGGTGGACCAAAACAGACTTACTCACCTGACGGACTCCATTGGAGAGTGTGAAAACCTGACGGAGCTCGTCCTGACCGAGAACCTCCTCCAG ACGCTTCCTCGCTCGCTGGGCAAGCTGAAGAAGCTGACCAACTTGAATGTGGACCGCAACCGCCTGGGCGCCGTGCCCAAGGAGCTGGGCGGCTGCGCCAGCCTCAACGTGCTCTCGCTGCGCGACAACCGCCTGGGCAAGCTACCCGCTGAGCTCGCCGACGCCACAGAGCTGCACGTGCTGGATGTGGCTGGGAACAG ATTACAAAATCTGCCTTTTGCCTTGACAAACCTCAATTTGAAGGCCATGTGGCTGGCAGAGAACCAGTCGCAGCCCATGCTCAAGTTCCAAACCGAGGATGACGAGCGCACGGGGGAGAAAGTGTTGACCTGCTACCTGCTGCCTCAGCAGCCTTCCCCCAGCCTTG AGAACCTGCTGCAGAACAGCGTGGACGACAGCTGGACGGACAGCAACCTGAACAGAGTCTCGGTCATTCAGTTCCAGGAAGAGACCAAGAccgaggacgaggacgacgaggCTGCCGCCGAGCGCAGG GGCCTTCAGCGTCGAGCCACACCTCATCCCAGCGAGCTAAAGGTGATGAAAAAGGGGATCGAGGACAGGCGGAACGAAGCGTTCGCGCCCAGGCCCGAAAGAGAAGATCAGCCCTCCGATGCGCAG gagaaacggctcagcgACCTCTCGAACCAGAGCCACGACTCGCAGGTGTCCGACAGCACGCTGTCAGCCATCTCCCACGAGGAGCGGCGAGAGGTCGCCTTGCCCTCCCAGAGAGAGGACCTTGTGGACGGGCACTCCCGCCACGAGGAGGAGGACCTGGATGAGATGGAGGTGGAGTACATTGAG CCCACCGTACACTTTGCCGAGGAGCCCATCATCCGCGGCGGGGACGAGGACGACGGCGAGGAAGACGGCGAGCGGAGCGACGAGGAAGATGACATGGCCCCCTTCCCCGCCGAGAAGCAGCGTCTCATCCGGAAGGACACGCCGCACTACAAGAAGCACTTCAAGATCACCAAGTTGCCCCAACCCGAGACGGTGGCGGCCCTCCTGCAGGGCTTCAACCCCGACGGGCTCGGCTCGCCCGCGCGGGCCGCCGAGGACGAGCGGGACGGGCacgaggaggacgaggaagacGAGGGCGTCGGTACCCCTCGACTACGTCTCAGGGTGGAGGCGTCGGAGCTGGAAGACAGCCGATACCACGTCAACTCCAGTCAAGTCAAG GGGGTGTCATTTGATCAAGTCAATAATCTGCTGATTGAACCTGCTCGAATTGAGGAGGAAGAG CACACCTTAACCATCCTGCGCCAAACGGGCGGCCTCGGCATCAGCATTGCCGGCGGGAAAGGGTCCACGCCGTACAAGGGGGACGACGAG GGTATCTTCATCTCCAGAGTTTCTGAGGAAGGACCTGCAGCCAGAGCAGGAGTGAAAGTAGGAGACAAGCTGCTGGAG GTGAACGGCGTGGACCTCCACAAGGCTGAGCACCACGCGGCCGTGGAGGCCCTGCGCAGTTCCGGGGCCGCCGTCTCCATGACGGTGCTGCGCGAGCGCATGGTGGAGCCGGAAAACGCCATCACCACCACGCCGCTCAGGCCCGAGGACGACTACTTCCCACGGGAGAGGCGCAGCAGCAGCGGGCTGGCCTTCAGCTTGGAGGGCGGTCACGGCCAGGGTGCCGGGTTAGGACCCCTGCAGCGCCTCTCCACCTGCTTGGTGCGCAACGACAGGGGGCTGGGCTTCAGCATCGCCGGAGGAAAGGGATCCACGCCGTACCGCACTGGGGACACG gGGATCTACATCTCTCGGATTGCAGAGGGGGGAGCAGCCCACCGAGACGGCACGCTACGCGTAGGCGACCGGGTCATCTCT ATCAATGGTGTAGACATGACAGAGGCCAGACATGACCAGGCAGTAGCGCTCCTTACCGGCACCTCGCCCACTATCGCCCTACTGGTTGAGCGAGACCCCAACGCCCCGCGCTCCCCGGGCCTCTCCCGGCAGCGGGCCCACTCCCCGCCGCCACCGGAGCCCTCGGACTCTCCGGACCAGGACGAAGAGGGCCTGCAGGGGAACCACCTGGGCCGAATGGAGGATGAATACCCCATTGAG TTCCAGAGAGGATGGTGCATG GAAGTGACGCTGGTCAAGTCAGGCGGTCCCCTCGGCCTGAGCATCGTGGGGGGCAGCGACCACGCCAGCCACCCCTTCGGCATCAACGAACCCGGGGTGTTCATCTCAAAG GTGATCCCTCACGGTTTGGCGTGTGAAAGCGGCTTGCGTGTGGGTGACCGGATCCTGGAGGTGAACGCCATCGACCTGCGCCACGCTACGCACCAGGAGGCCGTGCGGGCGCTGTTGGTCAACAAACAGGAGATCCGGATGCTGGTGCGCAGAGATCCCTCGCCGCCCGGGATGCAG GAAATTGTGATCCACAAGCAGCCAGGGGAGAAACTGGGAATCAGTATACGTGGAGGAGCTAAAGGCCACGTAGGAAATCCTTTTGACTCGACTGATGAGGGCATCTTCATATCCAAG GTGAGCTCAAGTGGCGCGGCCGCCCGGGACAGCCGGTTGCAGGTGGGCATGCGCATCCTGGAGGTGAACAACCACAGCTTGCTTGGCATGACGCACACAGAGGCCGTGCGAGTGTTGCGGGCCGTGGGCGACTCCCTGGTCATGCTGGTGTGCGACGGCTTCGACCCGCGCAAAGTGCCCACTGCGGAGGCGAGTCCCAACAAGGAGCCTTAT GCGTCTCCTGGCATCATCGCCAACCCTTTTGCATCAGGCATCGTTCGTAAAAACAGTATGGAGAGTATCTCTTCTATAGATAGAGACCTGAGCCCAGAAGAGATGGACATCATGCAAAAG GAGTCTGAGATGGTGAGGGAGACGTCCCAGTGGGAGAAGGAAGAGATGGAGAAAATG GAGCGTATGCGCTTGGAACGAGAGGAGGCAACTCGCCTGCTAGAAGAGGAGACCGAG AACATCGGCAGTGGACCTTTAAAGCTGGACTACAAAACCTTGGCAGCGTTGCCCACCACCAGCCTGCAGAAGATCAATAGG ACCCCATCATCTGATTACACCAGCACCGAGAGTCCAATCAGAGAAGCCCCCTACTCTCCGACAATCCAGCCG CCCAGCCACCAGTCTTCCGATAGCTCCCTGTGTTCCGGCAGGGAGACCCGCTTC GCAAGCATTCATTTCACCTCCACCCCCAACACCAGGGACCACACTTCATCCTCT ACCCGACCGGGCGCCATCCTCCCCGTCGGGCGCATGCGACCGAGCACCTCCCCGGCCGCTCCGGACGGCCTCAGCCCTAGCCCCTTCCAGCATGGCCCCTCTCCCTTCAACTCTCAGACCTCT GACATGGTGTATGGTGTGAGGAACAATTTCCATGCCAAGCAGCCTTCTCCAGAG CCCGAGTTGAACAACGAGGTGTTTGACGACGGCGCGGACGGTCAGGAGGGGGCCGGCGGAGCTGCGGCCGTCAAGGTCGCGGCCCGCTCCGCCCTCTCGCCTGACCGTTTGGAGTACATGAATCTGGCGGCCGTGCCTCGTCTCTCCAGGCCGTCCCTGGACACGCAG AGTCCGTCGCCCGGTGGCAAGGACAGCCCGGAGCAGCGCTCCTTCCGGGATCGGCAGAAATACTTTGAGATCGACGTGAAGCAGCAGACGCCCGACAAGCCCAAGCCTCGCGTCTCGCTGGTCGGCGAGGACGACCTCAAGAAGATGAGGGAGGAGGAAG AGCGTAAATTTGAGCAGAGAGCGCGGGAGTACCTGCtggacgaagaggaggaggatgacgagGAGGACCTGGCCAAGCACGTGGCGCAGATGAAGGTGACTGGCAAGGTGCTGCTGGACGGAGTGGAGTACGACGTGGAGCCCGTGTCCGTGCCGTCGCAGCCGTGCGCCACGCCGCCCGGCTACTGCGGGAGTTCAGG GCCCTCGTCAGTGGACGGTAAAGGAGACACACCGAGGAATTCGTTGGACGACAGCTTCAGACTGGAGCAGCGGCCCAACTCCATGACTGG tTTGATCCCCGTGTACGCCGGTGACTCCGCGGCTCCCATTCGCACGGCCAAAGCCGAGCGGCGACACCAGGAGAGGCTCCGCATGCAGAGTCCGGAGCTGGCCGTGGCCCCGGACAAGGACCTCTCCCCCGCCGAGAAGCGAGCCCTGGAGGCCGAGAAGAGAGCCATGTGGAGAGCGGCACG GATGAAGTCTCTGGAACAGGACGCGCTCAAAGCCCAGATGGTCATCGCCAAGTCTCGGGACGGGAAAAAGCGCGGCACCCTGGACCAGCTGGCGGAGTCGCCCTCGCCCGCGCCCACACCCTCGCCCACCCCGATGGAAG AGCTCATCAGTCCTCGAGGACTAACCTCCCCGGGCAGACTG TCCCTGTCATCAAAGAG TCTCCTGACGCGGTGGACGACGTGCAGTTCACCGACGACGGCTCGCAGCATCCGG GTGTCTACATGGGATAAGCAGCTCCTTAGTG gTCGCGCCACCGGCCCGGAGGCCGAGGACCCCGTGCCCGCTACCTCGGCCCTCGAGGAGATGGCGCTGTACAGCAACAAGCGCAAGCTGCGACAAGGGCGCCGCAGTTTGGAGACCGCCGTGCCCACGTAA